A region of the Deinococcus seoulensis genome:
CTGGCCTGGATGGCGCGGATGGCCTGCTCGCGGCCGGAGCCGGAACCGCGCACGATCACGTCGACGATGTTCATGCCGAAGGTCTGCTGCGCTTTCTTCACCGCGTCGGCGGCGGCCAGCTGGGCAGCGTAGGGCGTGCCCTTCTTGCTGCCTTTGTAGCCGATCGTGCCGCCACTGCTCCAGGCAACGGAGTTGCCGTCGAGGTCAGTGATGGTGACGATGGTGTTGTTGTAGCTGGCGTGCACGTACGCGCGGCCAGCGCTGATGTTGCGCCGGGCGCGGCGCGGGGTCTTGCCTTTGGTACTCTTCGCCATGGCTTACTTCCTCGTCGCTTTCTTCTTGCCGGCGACGGTCTTGCGCGGCCCCTTGCGGGTACGGGCGTTCGTCTTGGTGCGCTGGCCGCGCACGGGCAGGCCGCGGCGGTGACGCAGGCCACGGTAGGCACCGATGTCCATCAGACGCTTGATGTTCTGACCGACTTCGTTGCGGAGGTCACCTTCGACCTTGTAGGTCTTCTCGATGGCTTCACGCAGGGTGCTCTGTTCCGCTTCGCTGAGGGTCTTGACGCGGGTGTCCGGGTTGATGCCGGTGGTCGCCAGGATTTCCTTGGAGCGGGTCAGGCCGATGCCGTAGATGTAGGTGAGCGCGATTTCGACGCGCTTTTCGCGGGGCAGGTCAACGCCAGCAATACGCGCCATGCTTAACCCTGCCTCTGCTTGTGCTTGACGTTGGTGCAGATGACCAGAACGCGCCCGTGGCGGCGGATCACCTTGCAGTTGTCGCACATCTTTTTGACACTGCTACGAACTTTCATGCTTCCTCCTCGCGCCGCCGCGCCGGCCCGCCCCATCCTGGGCGGCTGACTGGCAGCGCTCGACCCCCCTCCCACCTCTGGCAGGTGGGGAATCTATGGGTACTTCGGCCCCAGGTTACTTGCGGTAGACGATCCGTCCGCGCGACGTGTCGTACGGACTGATTTCCAGAACCACACGGTCACCGGGCAGGATGCGGATGTAGTGAATGCGCATCTTGCCGCTGATGTAAGCCAGGAGATCGTGTCCTGTATCGAGCTTCACTCGGAAGGTCGTGTTCGGAAGTGCTTCCTCCACGACGCCCTCGGCCCGCACGGTATCGGACTCTTCCTTCTTACGCTTTTCCCGCTGTTCCGGCATTTTTCGTCTCGCCACGCAACCTCCAGGCTTGATACAAGCCAAACGTAAAGGTATCACGCCCCTGCCCGGATCGGCAAGCGTGCGGGCGGTCCGACCGACCGGATTCTGGCGTACCTGCCAGAACGACCCGGAAACGTTCGGCTATTCCGGACACCAGCCTCTCTGGCGTTCATGGCCCTGCCGCGAGGAACGCCGCCCCGCTGGCGCAGACCCCACCGTCATCCCTCCACCAGCACCCCATACAAACACCCCATGCAAACACCCCGGCAGTGGCAACTCCGGCAGCCCGGACCCCTCCCGGCAGCAGAGAATGGGCCATGCTTCCAGCCGACCTGCTGAGCAGGGCCAGTGACCTCGTGCGGCGTGCCCCGCCGCTGTGGCCGGGATTCACGCCCGCAACGATCCCACTGGTCATCTTCGACGGTCAGCGCAGCTGGCTGCGCGGCCCCCGCCCGGCCGACACCGGCTGGACACCCGCCCCGGCACCCGGGGGCGGCTTCGACTGGTCCTGGCCCGGCCGTCACCCCGCGCTGGGCGCGAACACGGCTGTGATCCTGCCGGGCGGCGTGGTCGCGGCCGGGGTGCTGCTGCCCTCGCTGGGCGCCGTGGACGCCCCCACGCTGGCCTCCGTGCTGGTTCACGAGGCCTTTCACGTGTACCAGCAGGCGACGCCCTCGGTCGCCTGGGAGGCAGCCGAACTGGCCGCCCTGACGTACCCGGCAGGCGACCCCGACGTGCTGCACGCCCGCGCCGAGGAAACGGCGGCACTGGCGCTGGCCCTGACCCAGCGCGACTGCCACACAGACTGGCACGCAGCGGCCCGCGACGCGCTGACATGGCGGGCGCTACGGCACGCGCGGCTGGCGGATCACCACCGGCAGTTCGAGACCCGCATGGAAACCCGCGAGGGTCTCGCGCGGCACGTCGAAACCCGCTTCCTGAACGTGCCGCCCACCCTGAACGCCGGGCAGGCCGCCACGCAGACCGCGCGGGCCTGGACTTACGACAGCGGCGCGGCCCTGGCGCACCTGCTGGACCGCACGGGCACCCCCTGGCAGGCCGCCGCGCTGACCGGCACGCCCCTGCACGCCCTGCTGGACGAACGAACCGGGAACGCGCGCATCACTCCGGCCACCACTCCTTCCCTGCTGGCCGCCGCGCAGGACGCCGCGCAGGGTCACGCCCGGCACCTTCAGGTACTGGACGACAGCTTTCACGCGCAGGACGGGCATCACCTGACCGTGACGGCCACGTCCGGCCTGCACGTCACGGGATTCGACCCCATGAACCTGCACGCCCTGAACGGCGACCGCGTACTGCACACCCGCCTCCTGACCGTCAGGGGCTCCGGAGCGCACCTGCATCTGCACGGCGCGGCGGCCCTCGCTCAGGGCCACGACCTGCTGAGCACCGCGCGGCTGGAGGTACGGGGCCTTCCGGAACCCGACACCACCGGCGGGCTGTGGCAGGTCAGGAACGACCGGGTGGACATCACGCTGCCCGTGGACCGGGTCACGCGCACGCCGGGCGGCTGGCACTGCACGCTGGACTGACCGCCCTGGACTGACCGCACCCGCAGCGGCCCCCTACCGCCCTGCGTGCCCCTCGCGCCGCGCACGGGCCACCAGGTCACGGATCGCGCCCGGCCAGGCGGGGAACTCGAAGGTGAAGCCCGCGCCGAGCAGTCGCTCCGGCACCACCCAGCGGCTCTTGAGCAGCAGTTCCGCCTCGGACTGCATGACGGCTGCGCCCAGCCCGATCAGGAACGCGGGAGAGGGCACGCCGAGCGGCACGCCCCACGCCTGCCGGTAGGCGCGCAGGAATCCGGCGTTCGGCAGGGGCTGCGGGGCGCACACGTTGACCGGCCCGGACAGGTCACCCCCGATCAGGAACTGCGCGGCGCGGCAGAAGTCCCGCTCGTGAATCCACGACACGTACTGCCCGCCCCCGGCCATCGGCCCGGCCCCACCCAGCCGGACGACCCGGTCCGTGGTTTCCATGATGCCGCCCGCACCGACGCCGTACACCATGGCGGTCCGCAGGGCCACGCGGCGCGTGTGCGGCAGGTTCAGTTCGTGCAGGGCGTCCTCCCAGCGGGTCGCGACATCCACGCTGAACCCCTCGCCCCGCTCGCCGGTGGCCTCGTCCTGCGGGCGGTCGCGGGCGTCACGGTAGAAGGTCGCGGTGGAACTGCTGAGCCACACGGCGGGCGGCCGGTCCACGCTGGCCACAGCGCGCCCCAGCGCCCGCGTGCTGTCCAGGCGCGAGGTGTAGATGTCCAGCATGTTCTGCGCGGTGTACCGGCAGTTCACGGTGCGGCCCGCGAGGTTCAGCACGGCCGCCGCGCCGTCCAGTTCCCTCACCCATCCGCCCTGCCTCAGCGCGTCCCAGGGCACCCAGCGTCCCGGCGTTGGCACCGGCGGGCACGAACGCGACACGATCACCACGTCCCAGTCCTGCGCCGCGAAATGCCGCGCCACGGCCCGCCCCAGGAAACCGCTGCCGCCCGCGATCACGAGGCGGGGCGCAGCGCCGGACTGAACCCGTTCGGGTCCGTGCAGGTCGGGTCGGGTCGTCATTCGCTCAGCCTCATGCGCTCAGCCTACGCCGCCCCCACGCACCACGAGTCCCAGTTCGCCCGCCCAGGCGGCCACGTCGTCGCCACGGATGGCGGCGGCCATCAGGCCCGGAAAGTGGTCGGGCGTGCACGCGAACGCCGGGATGCCCATCGCCGCGAAGGCACGCGCCACGCCGTGATCGTAACTGGGCGCGCCGTCGTCCGACAGGGCCAGCAGCGCGATGACGTTCACGCCGGACTCCTTGAGGGTGCGGGTGCGGGCCAGCATCTCGCGTTCGTCGCCGCCCTCGAACAGGTCACTGATGAGGACCATGACGGTCTGCTCGGGCCGCCGGATGACCCCCTGGCAGTACGCGAGCGCCCGGTTGATATCGGTGCCGCCGCCCAGCTGAATGCCGTACAGGACATCCACCGGATCATCCAGGTGCTCGCTGAGATCCGCGACCTCCGTATCGAACACCACCACGCGCGTACTGACGGCCGGCAGGCTGGCCAGCACCGCGCCGAACACCCCGGCGTACACGACGCTGCTCGCCATGCTGCCCGACTGGTCCAGGCACAGCACGATGTCCCGCAGGCTGCGGCGCCGGCGGCCCATGCCGACCAGCCGCTCGGGAATGACGGTGTTCCGGTCCGGCTGGTAGGACTTCAGGTTCGCGCGGATCGTCCGGTCCCAGTCGATCTCGGCCGGGCGGGGCCGGAAGTTCCGCTGCGCGCGGTTCAGGCTGCCGGTCACGGCGGCGCGCGTGGGTTCCTCCAGGCGGCGCGTCAGGTCATCCACGACGCGGCGCACCACGGCGCGGGCGGCGTCCTTCGCCTGCCCGGGCATCACGCCCTTCAGGGACAGCAGCGTTCCCACGAGGTTCACGTCCGGTTCCACGCCGTCCAGCATCTCGGGTTCGAACAGCAGTTGCTGCAGGTCCAGGCGTTCGATGGCGTCGCCCTGCAAGACACGCACCACGTCCGCCGGGAAGAACTCGCGCAGGTCCGCCAGCCAGCGCGCGACCTTAGGGGCGCTCGCGCCCAGCCCGCCCCGGCGCGCACCGGGGTCCGCGTCGTACAGGCCAGACAGGGCGTCGTCCATCCGGCGGTCCAGGCTGCCCAGACTGACCGGCGCGCCCTCGCCGGGGCCGCCCGCCAGCCCGTCGGCGTCTCCCCCGCCCAGCACCAGCCGCCAGCGGCGCCGCCTTTCCGTGTCTCCCGTGTCCGTCATGTGTTTCCGCCTCCTTTGCCCCTGCGTTCCTGGTCCCTCTGCGTTCCCGGTGTCCTGCGTTCACGGTGTCCTGCGTCCGCAGGCATGCGCTCTGCGCAGGCTTACCAGACGGACGTGAACTTAACCCCGAAGCGCCGCTCGCCGCTCGCGTCGCCGCTCAGCTCGGCGGTCACCGCGTAACTGCCGACCCGGTACTCGGCTTCCGCGAACGGGCCGGGCTTCTCTCCCCAGCGGTACCCGCCGCCCAGCCGCAGCGGACGGCCCTCCCCGCTCTGCCAGGGCACGGCGGCCCGCAGGCCCAGCTGCGTGCCCGCAGCGTCGTGCGCGGCCGTGACCACCCAGTAGTCCGCCGGGATGAACGTGCCGCCCCAGCCCCACTGCCACTCGTCCCGCAGGCGGCTGGCGCGTCCCCACAGTTCGCCGTACCCGCCCAGCGCGACCGCGCCGCCCAGCAACGGACCGCTGCTGTCCAGTCCGGCAGCCAGCGTGAACGGCGACACGTTGAGCGCCACGCCCGCCCCGGTATACGCGCCGTTCTCCGGGCCGACGCCACGCCGGGCCGCCACGTTCACGCTCCAGGCTCCTTCGCGCCACGCCAGCCGGGTTTCCCGCTCGCCGCGCCACGCGGCGCTGATCAGCCCGTTCCCGAGCAACTCGTAGTGCGCCGGGTTCCAGGTCAGGGGCGGCCGGGTGGCCGGATGCTCGCCGCGCACGCCGTCCAGTGCGGGCGCCGTGACACCCATCAGCAGCAGCGGCGCGCGGGCGTCCAGGCCCCAGCGGACCCGCATGGGCAGCAGCGAGTCGTCCCAGGGAGTGATGGCGGGCGCCGGCAGGGCCATGGGGTCCGCGCGGCCCAGCGTCGGCGGGCCGCCCGCCACGCCGCACTGCAACCCCTGACGGCGGGCCTCGCGCCGCACCCGCGCGTCCTGGCGGTTCAGGGGGTACGCCACGCAGCGGGGCGCGGCGTCACCGGTCTCCTGGTCCGGCGCGGCCAGTTCACGCCGCAGACCGGCGGGACTCAGGTCCGCGAGGGCCGCGTGCGCGTGGGTGTGCGCGCCGATCTCCCACCCGGCCGCGCGGAGTTCCTGCACCTGCGCGGCGCTGAGAGAGCCGGGCTGCCCCACCCGCGACCAGATGACGTACGCCGTGCCGGGCACCCCCTGGGCGCGCAGCACCGGGAGTGCCAGCCGGTACACGCTCTCGAACCCGTCGTCGAACTGAATGACCGCCACCCGCTCACTGGCGGGCGCGCGGGCCGCCTCGCTGGCCGTCACGAAGCGGTACCCCATGCGGCGCAGCGTCTCGATCCGGCGGTTCAGGGCGTCCGGGTCGATGCCCAGCGACGCCCCGCCACTCGCCCCCACCTGATGGTAGACCAGCACCACCGGAGCCGCCTGCGCCGCGCCCGGCAGGGCTGCACCCAGCGCCGCCGCCACCAGACCCACCCCCACCCGCAGGCGGGTCAGGGAGCGCCCCGCCGATCCACGGATTCCGGGCAGGCGAGGCGGCAGCGGGCAGGTCGGGCGGGCGGGGGGCGCGGCAGTGGTTAGAGCATCGGTGGTTGGCGCAGCGGTGGTT
Encoded here:
- the rpsK gene encoding 30S ribosomal protein S11; amino-acid sequence: MAKSTKGKTPRRARRNISAGRAYVHASYNNTIVTITDLDGNSVAWSSGGTIGYKGSKKGTPYAAQLAAADAVKKAQQTFGMNIVDVIVRGSGSGREQAIRAIQASGIEVKSIMDDTPVPHNGCRPKKKFRA
- the rpsM gene encoding 30S ribosomal protein S13, translated to MARIAGVDLPREKRVEIALTYIYGIGLTRSKEILATTGINPDTRVKTLSEAEQSTLREAIEKTYKVEGDLRNEVGQNIKRLMDIGAYRGLRHRRGLPVRGQRTKTNARTRKGPRKTVAGKKKATRK
- the rpmJ gene encoding 50S ribosomal protein L36; this encodes MKVRSSVKKMCDNCKVIRRHGRVLVICTNVKHKQRQG
- the infA gene encoding translation initiation factor IF-1 → MPEQREKRKKEESDTVRAEGVVEEALPNTTFRVKLDTGHDLLAYISGKMRIHYIRILPGDRVVLEISPYDTSRGRIVYRK
- a CDS encoding epimerase; its protein translation is MTTRPDLHGPERVQSGAAPRLVIAGGSGFLGRAVARHFAAQDWDVVIVSRSCPPVPTPGRWVPWDALRQGGWVRELDGAAAVLNLAGRTVNCRYTAQNMLDIYTSRLDSTRALGRAVASVDRPPAVWLSSSTATFYRDARDRPQDEATGERGEGFSVDVATRWEDALHELNLPHTRRVALRTAMVYGVGAGGIMETTDRVVRLGGAGPMAGGGQYVSWIHERDFCRAAQFLIGGDLSGPVNVCAPQPLPNAGFLRAYRQAWGVPLGVPSPAFLIGLGAAVMQSEAELLLKSRWVVPERLLGAGFTFEFPAWPGAIRDLVARARREGHAGR
- a CDS encoding VWA domain-containing protein, whose translation is MTDTGDTERRRRWRLVLGGGDADGLAGGPGEGAPVSLGSLDRRMDDALSGLYDADPGARRGGLGASAPKVARWLADLREFFPADVVRVLQGDAIERLDLQQLLFEPEMLDGVEPDVNLVGTLLSLKGVMPGQAKDAARAVVRRVVDDLTRRLEEPTRAAVTGSLNRAQRNFRPRPAEIDWDRTIRANLKSYQPDRNTVIPERLVGMGRRRRSLRDIVLCLDQSGSMASSVVYAGVFGAVLASLPAVSTRVVVFDTEVADLSEHLDDPVDVLYGIQLGGGTDINRALAYCQGVIRRPEQTVMVLISDLFEGGDEREMLARTRTLKESGVNVIALLALSDDGAPSYDHGVARAFAAMGIPAFACTPDHFPGLMAAAIRGDDVAAWAGELGLVVRGGGVG
- a CDS encoding polysaccharide deacetylase family protein, translated to MSILPAPTTPTTAAPTTAAPTTDALTTAAPPARPTCPLPPRLPGIRGSAGRSLTRLRVGVGLVAAALGAALPGAAQAAPVVLVYHQVGASGGASLGIDPDALNRRIETLRRMGYRFVTASEAARAPASERVAVIQFDDGFESVYRLALPVLRAQGVPGTAYVIWSRVGQPGSLSAAQVQELRAAGWEIGAHTHAHAALADLSPAGLRRELAAPDQETGDAAPRCVAYPLNRQDARVRREARRQGLQCGVAGGPPTLGRADPMALPAPAITPWDDSLLPMRVRWGLDARAPLLLMGVTAPALDGVRGEHPATRPPLTWNPAHYELLGNGLISAAWRGERETRLAWREGAWSVNVAARRGVGPENGAYTGAGVALNVSPFTLAAGLDSSGPLLGGAVALGGYGELWGRASRLRDEWQWGWGGTFIPADYWVVTAAHDAAGTQLGLRAAVPWQSGEGRPLRLGGGYRWGEKPGPFAEAEYRVGSYAVTAELSGDASGERRFGVKFTSVW